A single region of the Pseudomonas sp. VD-NE ins genome encodes:
- a CDS encoding D-arabinono-1,4-lactone oxidase: MASHPALGQLLRAPRLIPWRNWSGGQSCLPAARLAPKNLDELVAAIQQAQGKIRPVGSAHSFSALVPTDGTLLSLSYFNGLLDHDAKTLQAEFAAGTPMSRMGQPLKDIGQALQNMADIDYQTLAGALSTSTHGTGKNFQSYSAHVCGMQLVTASGEVLDCDSHRHAEVFNAARVSLGALGVATKIRLQNRPAYRLRERQWIAKTEELLEDLEKNTRENQHWEMLVVTHSDYALSIALNETDDPATPPIPPEEEGGNEFVTLIEKIDKYGSDFPDLRRTLLNSLRHLASFDDRVGDSFDIYANVRTVRFNEMEYSVPAEHGPACLREILKLIQDKDLRTWFPIEYRYVKADDIPLSMFEGRDSCSISVHQHYQMDHHNFFAAVEPIFWKYNGRPHWGKLHSLNAKNLQPLYPRWREFVDVRQALDPSGRFLNAHLSSILGVS; the protein is encoded by the coding sequence CTGGCGAGCCATCCGGCATTGGGTCAATTGCTGCGGGCGCCACGGCTGATTCCGTGGCGCAACTGGTCGGGCGGGCAGAGTTGCCTGCCGGCGGCGCGACTGGCGCCGAAGAATCTTGATGAGCTGGTGGCCGCTATCCAGCAGGCGCAAGGCAAGATCCGCCCGGTCGGCTCGGCGCACTCGTTCAGCGCCTTGGTGCCTACCGACGGCACGCTGTTGTCGCTGAGCTACTTTAACGGTCTGCTCGACCATGATGCGAAAACCCTGCAAGCCGAATTCGCTGCCGGCACGCCGATGTCACGCATGGGCCAGCCACTGAAAGACATCGGCCAGGCCCTGCAGAACATGGCCGACATCGATTACCAGACCCTCGCCGGGGCCCTTTCGACCTCCACCCACGGCACCGGCAAAAACTTCCAGTCCTACTCGGCGCACGTCTGCGGCATGCAACTGGTGACGGCCAGCGGTGAAGTGCTCGACTGCGACAGCCACCGCCATGCCGAAGTATTCAACGCTGCTCGCGTCTCCCTCGGTGCACTCGGCGTAGCCACCAAAATCCGCCTGCAAAACCGTCCGGCATACCGCTTGCGAGAGCGCCAATGGATCGCCAAGACCGAAGAGCTGCTGGAAGACCTCGAAAAGAACACCCGCGAAAACCAGCACTGGGAAATGCTCGTCGTCACCCATTCCGACTACGCGCTGTCCATCGCCCTCAACGAAACCGATGACCCGGCCACACCACCGATTCCGCCCGAAGAGGAGGGTGGCAACGAGTTCGTCACCCTGATCGAGAAGATCGACAAATACGGTAGCGACTTCCCTGACCTGCGCCGCACGCTGCTAAATAGCCTGCGTCATCTGGCGAGCTTCGATGACCGCGTCGGCGACTCTTTCGACATCTACGCCAACGTGCGCACGGTGCGCTTCAACGAAATGGAATATTCGGTGCCGGCGGAACACGGCCCGGCGTGCCTGCGCGAAATTCTCAAGCTGATCCAGGACAAGGACCTGCGCACCTGGTTTCCCATCGAGTACCGCTACGTCAAGGCTGACGATATCCCGCTGAGCATGTTCGAGGGGCGCGACAGCTGTTCGATCTCGGTGCACCAGCATTATCAGATGGATCATCACAACTTCTTCGCGGCGGTCGAGCCGATTTTCTGGAAGTACAACGGGCGGCCGCACTGGGGCAAGTTGCACTCGCTCAACGCGAAGAACCTGCAACCGCTGTATCCGCGCTGGCGCGAGTTTGTCGATGTGCGCCAGGCGCTGGACCCCAGCGGACGGTTTCTCAATGCGCATTTGTCGTCGATTTTGGGGGTGAGCTGA
- a CDS encoding c-type cytochrome codes for MRAIRLTLLLAFAMTLPGCGEDPKPPATIHNNAMPKDPALAQIYANSCQLCHANPAANAPLTGDRKAWEPRIRQGSDTLLDHAINGYNGMPPMGQCVECSEEQFLQLIGFMADQPLPQ; via the coding sequence ATGCGGGCAATCCGACTCACTCTACTGCTGGCGTTTGCCATGACGCTGCCCGGCTGCGGCGAAGACCCCAAACCCCCGGCCACCATCCACAACAACGCCATGCCCAAAGACCCGGCACTGGCGCAGATCTACGCCAACAGCTGCCAGCTCTGCCACGCCAACCCGGCCGCCAACGCGCCGCTCACCGGTGACCGCAAAGCCTGGGAACCGCGCATCCGCCAGGGCTCCGACACGCTGCTAGATCACGCCATCAACGGCTACAACGGCATGCCGCCGATGGGGCAGTGCGTCGAGTGCAGCGAAGAACAATTCCTGCAACTGATCGGCTTCATGGCCGACCAGCCGCTCCCACAATAA
- a CDS encoding NADP-dependent glyceraldehyde-3-phosphate dehydrogenase, with translation MTTANILGNLFPSVSDIPEKYRLDAQVEQREYLVDGQLRRWDGPLATVRSPVYLKGDNGDEQVILGSTPLLDAETALTALDAAVRAYDRGQGLWPTMRVAERIQHVEAFLGRMRQQRDAVVKLLMWEIGKNLKDSEKEFDRTCDYIVDTINALKELDRRSSRFELEQDTLGQIRRVPLGVALCMGPYNYPLNETFTTLIPALIMGNTVVFKPAKLGVLLIRPLLEAFRDSFPTGVINVIYGSGRETVSALMASGKIDIFAFIGTNKAASDLKKLHPKPHRLRAALGLDAKNPGIVLPEVDLDNAVSEAVTGSLSFNGQRCTALKILFVHEDVVDSFIEKFNAKLATLKPGMPWDSGVSLTPLPESGKVDYLHGLVADARSKGAEVVNPNGGESRESFFYPAVLYPVNPQMRVYQEEQFGPVVPIVPYRHLDTVIDYVLESDFGQQLSIFGTNPVAVGRLVDTFANQVGRINLNAQCQRGPDTYPFNGRKNSAEGTLSVHDALRVFSIRTLVATKFQDSNKDLISEIIRGRDSSFLTTDYIF, from the coding sequence ATGACCACAGCAAACATCCTTGGCAACCTGTTCCCTTCTGTCAGCGACATCCCGGAAAAATACCGCCTCGACGCTCAGGTCGAGCAACGCGAATACCTGGTCGACGGCCAGTTGCGCCGCTGGGACGGCCCGCTCGCCACCGTGCGCAGCCCGGTCTATCTCAAAGGTGACAACGGCGACGAACAAGTCATCCTCGGCAGCACGCCGCTGCTCGATGCCGAGACCGCCCTCACCGCCCTCGACGCCGCTGTGCGTGCCTACGACCGTGGCCAGGGCCTGTGGCCGACCATGCGCGTGGCCGAACGCATCCAGCACGTCGAAGCCTTCCTCGGTCGTATGCGCCAACAGCGCGATGCCGTGGTGAAGCTGTTGATGTGGGAAATCGGCAAGAACCTCAAGGACTCCGAAAAGGAGTTCGACCGCACCTGCGACTACATCGTCGACACCATCAATGCGCTCAAGGAACTCGACCGCCGCTCCAGCCGTTTCGAGCTGGAACAGGACACCCTCGGGCAGATCCGTCGCGTCCCGCTAGGCGTCGCCCTGTGCATGGGCCCTTACAACTATCCGCTGAACGAGACCTTCACCACGCTGATCCCGGCGCTGATCATGGGCAACACCGTGGTGTTCAAACCGGCCAAGCTCGGCGTGCTGTTGATCCGCCCGCTGCTCGAAGCGTTCCGCGACAGCTTCCCCACCGGCGTGATCAACGTCATCTACGGCAGCGGCCGCGAAACCGTCAGCGCGCTGATGGCCAGCGGCAAGATCGACATTTTCGCCTTTATCGGCACCAACAAAGCCGCCAGCGACCTGAAAAAACTCCACCCAAAACCTCACCGTTTGCGCGCCGCGCTGGGTCTGGATGCGAAGAACCCCGGCATCGTCTTGCCGGAAGTCGATCTCGACAACGCCGTCAGCGAAGCGGTCACCGGCTCACTGTCGTTCAACGGTCAGCGCTGCACCGCACTGAAAATTCTCTTCGTGCATGAAGACGTGGTCGACAGCTTCATCGAGAAATTCAACGCCAAACTGGCCACGCTGAAACCGGGCATGCCGTGGGACAGCGGCGTGTCTCTGACGCCGCTGCCGGAGTCGGGCAAGGTCGATTACCTGCACGGCCTAGTGGCCGACGCGCGCAGCAAGGGTGCCGAAGTGGTCAACCCCAATGGTGGCGAATCCCGCGAGTCGTTCTTCTATCCGGCGGTGCTGTACCCGGTGAATCCGCAGATGCGCGTCTATCAGGAAGAACAGTTCGGCCCGGTCGTGCCGATCGTGCCGTACCGTCATCTCGATACCGTGATCGACTATGTGCTGGAGTCCGATTTCGGTCAGCAGTTGAGCATCTTCGGCACCAACCCGGTGGCGGTCGGTCGTCTGGTCGACACCTTTGCCAACCAGGTCGGGCGGATCAACCTCAACGCGCAATGCCAGCGCGGCCCGGACACTTATCCGTTCAATGGCCGCAAGAATTCGGCGGAAGGTACGCTCTCGGTACACGATGCGCTGCGGGTGTTCTCGATCCGTACGCTGGTGGCGACCAAGTTCCAGGACAGCAACAAGGACCTGATCAGCGAGATCATTCGTGGGCGTGATTCGAGCTTCCTGACCACCGATTACATCTTCTGA
- a CDS encoding DUF3302 domain-containing protein, whose protein sequence is MLDYFALGVLVFAGLVLFYGIIVLHDIPYEIAVHRNHPHQDAIHATGWVSLFTLHALWPFLWIWAMAYREDRGWGFGDGKSVQNHVVRLEQQLVELQGRLERLEALNATAPHNREG, encoded by the coding sequence ATGCTGGATTACTTTGCGCTAGGGGTTTTGGTGTTTGCCGGGCTTGTACTGTTTTACGGGATCATCGTGTTGCACGACATTCCCTATGAGATTGCCGTTCATCGTAACCACCCGCATCAGGATGCGATCCATGCCACTGGCTGGGTCAGTCTGTTCACGCTGCATGCGCTCTGGCCTTTCCTGTGGATCTGGGCGATGGCCTATCGAGAGGATCGCGGCTGGGGCTTCGGTGACGGTAAATCCGTGCAAAACCATGTCGTTCGCCTGGAGCAACAGCTGGTCGAACTGCAAGGACGCCTCGAACGACTCGAAGCGCTGAATGCCACTGCTCCCCACAACCGGGAGGGCTGA
- a CDS encoding HlyD family secretion protein: MDLLLILTYAAICVAVFKIFRIPLNKWTVPTAVLGGILMIGALIFTMNYNHPYSEVARTYFVSVPVIPIVSGQVIDVPVKGNEPLEKGDVLFRIDPTPFENRVKSLKAQLIAAKGDRYRITELIRRNFGTQRELDAAIARTDDLQAQLDNAQFELDNTTVRAPSKGFVTHVSLRPGMMASKLPLRPSMVFIPEEGQYFAAWMRQNSLLRLTVGDEAEVAFDGIPGKVFAGRVKNVIGVIAEGQVQPSGTLIGYTGSPPAGRVPVIIEITDPDFAQYSKLMPGGAYGQAALYSQHFHHIGTMRKILLRMAAWMNYIFPFH; this comes from the coding sequence ATGGATCTGCTGCTTATCCTGACTTACGCCGCGATCTGCGTCGCAGTGTTCAAGATCTTCCGTATCCCGCTGAACAAATGGACGGTGCCCACCGCCGTACTGGGCGGCATCCTGATGATCGGCGCCCTGATTTTCACCATGAACTACAACCATCCCTACTCCGAGGTGGCGCGCACTTACTTCGTGTCCGTGCCGGTGATTCCCATCGTCAGTGGTCAAGTGATCGACGTGCCGGTGAAGGGTAACGAGCCGCTGGAAAAAGGCGATGTACTGTTTCGCATCGACCCTACGCCGTTTGAAAACCGGGTGAAATCGCTGAAGGCGCAATTGATCGCCGCCAAAGGTGATCGCTATCGCATCACCGAATTGATCCGGCGCAACTTCGGCACCCAACGTGAACTGGATGCGGCCATCGCCCGCACCGATGATCTGCAGGCGCAACTGGACAACGCCCAGTTCGAGCTGGACAACACCACCGTTCGCGCGCCGAGCAAAGGCTTCGTCACCCATGTTTCGCTACGGCCGGGGATGATGGCGAGCAAGTTGCCGTTGCGCCCGTCGATGGTGTTCATTCCCGAGGAAGGCCAATATTTTGCCGCGTGGATGCGCCAGAACAGCCTGCTGCGATTGACCGTCGGCGACGAGGCAGAAGTCGCGTTCGACGGCATTCCCGGCAAGGTGTTCGCCGGTCGGGTAAAAAATGTCATCGGAGTGATTGCCGAAGGTCAGGTGCAGCCTTCCGGCACACTGATCGGCTATACCGGTTCGCCGCCGGCCGGGCGAGTGCCGGTGATCATCGAAATCACCGATCCGGACTTCGCCCAGTACAGCAAGCTGATGCCGGGCGGTGCTTACGGGCAGGCCGCGCTGTACAGTCAGCACTTCCACCACATTGGCACGATGCGCAAAATCCTCCTGCGTATGGCAGCATGGATGAATTACATTTTCCCTTTCCATTGA
- a CDS encoding FUSC family protein: protein MLRRVLRPLLDPYRRYRHARLIHAVRVALGLLATILLTTGINLPHGEWASVTMLVVIGGLQHHGNIGKKAAERATGTLIGAGVGLLLVAQQAWLGMPWLTYFAMAVVCGFFSYHAIGKGGYTALLSAITVFIVAGHGDNPITDGLWRGVDILIGIALALAFSFALPLYAVYSWRYNLADALRDCATVYGRIISGQPVSADEHLKLMGRLGAVMVQLRSLMPSVSKEVKISMTELDAIQRNLRMCISTLEILGNTRPDASDPEAMAHLQSALKAEHRQIRVQLIGMARALKTGASQRLEKPLELPEANLDAPVYSTLDGYRLLTRQLAANIGEMRQRLAKSAPHWNI from the coding sequence TTGCTGCGTCGTGTCCTGCGTCCGTTGCTTGATCCTTATCGACGTTACCGGCACGCGCGGCTGATCCATGCGGTGCGCGTGGCCCTCGGTTTGCTGGCAACGATCCTGCTGACCACCGGCATCAATCTGCCCCACGGCGAATGGGCCTCGGTAACCATGCTGGTGGTGATCGGCGGTTTGCAGCACCACGGCAACATCGGCAAAAAAGCCGCCGAACGCGCCACCGGCACCTTGATCGGTGCCGGCGTCGGTTTGCTGCTGGTGGCGCAGCAGGCGTGGCTCGGCATGCCGTGGCTGACGTATTTTGCGATGGCGGTGGTCTGCGGTTTCTTCTCTTATCACGCCATTGGTAAGGGTGGTTACACTGCTCTGCTCTCGGCGATTACCGTGTTCATTGTCGCCGGGCATGGCGACAATCCGATCACCGATGGTTTGTGGCGCGGCGTCGATATTCTGATCGGCATCGCCCTCGCCCTGGCCTTCTCTTTCGCCCTGCCGCTCTACGCGGTGTATTCGTGGCGCTACAACCTCGCCGATGCCCTGCGCGATTGCGCCACGGTGTATGGGCGGATCATCAGCGGCCAACCGGTCAGCGCCGATGAGCATTTGAAGCTGATGGGCCGACTCGGCGCGGTGATGGTGCAATTGCGCTCGCTGATGCCGTCGGTGTCCAAGGAAGTGAAGATTTCCATGACCGAACTCGATGCGATTCAGCGCAACCTGCGTATGTGCATCAGCACGCTTGAGATCCTTGGCAACACGCGACCGGATGCAAGCGATCCAGAAGCCATGGCGCATCTGCAATCTGCGCTGAAGGCCGAGCACCGGCAGATTCGCGTGCAACTGATCGGCATGGCCCGGGCGTTGAAAACCGGTGCCTCGCAACGTCTGGAGAAGCCGCTCGAACTGCCGGAAGCCAACCTCGATGCGCCGGTTTACAGCACGCTGGATGGCTACCGACTGTTGACCCGGCAACTGGCGGCGAATATCGGCGAGATGCGCCAGCGCCTGGCGAAAAGCGCACCGCACTGGAACATCTGA
- a CDS encoding DMT family transporter encodes MDKTLRRGSFEMTAAMLISGTIGWFVLVSGQPVLDVVFWRCVFGAGTLLLICAAFGFLRPGILTRTTFLLAVLSGMAIVGNWVLLFASYSRASIAIGTAVYNVQPFMLVWLAALFLGEKITLQKLFWLAISFMGMLAIVSAHGTQGESGNDYLMGIALALGAAFLYAIAALIIKRLTGTPPHLIALIQVCTGILLLAPFAHFSALPQAPSAWASLVTLGIVHTGLMYVLLYGAIQKLPTALTGALSFIYPIAAIFVDWFAFGHRLETLQWLGVAAILLAAAGMQQGWGLKSRRLAAQ; translated from the coding sequence ATGGACAAGACCCTGCGGCGCGGCTCATTCGAAATGACTGCCGCCATGCTCATATCCGGGACGATCGGCTGGTTTGTGCTGGTCTCCGGGCAACCGGTACTCGACGTAGTGTTCTGGCGCTGCGTGTTCGGCGCTGGCACCTTGTTGCTGATCTGCGCGGCATTCGGTTTCCTGCGCCCGGGGATTCTGACCCGCACGACGTTCCTGCTTGCAGTGCTCAGCGGGATGGCGATTGTCGGTAACTGGGTGTTGCTGTTTGCCTCGTACTCCCGCGCTTCGATTGCCATTGGCACAGCGGTGTACAACGTGCAGCCGTTCATGCTGGTCTGGTTGGCGGCACTGTTTCTTGGCGAAAAGATCACCCTGCAAAAGCTGTTCTGGCTGGCGATTTCATTCATGGGGATGTTGGCGATCGTCAGTGCCCATGGCACTCAGGGTGAAAGCGGCAACGACTATCTGATGGGGATTGCGTTGGCGTTGGGTGCGGCGTTTCTCTATGCGATTGCCGCGTTGATCATCAAGCGCCTGACCGGCACGCCGCCGCATCTGATCGCGCTGATTCAGGTATGCACCGGGATTTTGCTGTTGGCGCCGTTCGCGCATTTCAGTGCGCTGCCGCAAGCGCCGAGTGCCTGGGCCAGTCTGGTGACGCTGGGCATCGTTCACACCGGCCTTATGTATGTGCTGTTGTACGGCGCGATTCAGAAACTGCCGACGGCATTGACCGGCGCACTATCATTCATCTATCCGATTGCCGCGATCTTCGTCGATTGGTTTGCGTTCGGCCATCGCCTGGAAACCCTGCAATGGCTCGGCGTGGCCGCGATTCTGTTGGCCGCCGCCGGCATGCAACAGGGCTGGGGCCTGAAGAGCCGGCGGCTGGCTGCGCAGTAA
- a CDS encoding Lrp/AsnC family transcriptional regulator — translation MTDDIDQILIGALMEDSRRSLKALAQISGLSSPSVAERLRRLEERGVLKGYTVEIDPKFFGYQLQAIVRVRPLPGQLQEVERQILAIPEFTECDKVTGEDCFIARLHVRSMEQLDTLLDRLNTLAETNTAIVKKTPVKRRLPPMA, via the coding sequence ATGACGGATGACATTGATCAGATCCTCATCGGCGCATTGATGGAGGATTCGCGGCGTTCGCTCAAGGCGCTGGCGCAGATCAGCGGCTTGTCGTCACCAAGTGTGGCCGAACGCTTGCGCCGGCTGGAGGAACGCGGTGTGCTCAAGGGCTATACCGTAGAAATCGATCCAAAGTTCTTCGGCTATCAGTTGCAGGCGATCGTCCGGGTTCGCCCGTTGCCGGGGCAATTGCAGGAAGTCGAGCGGCAGATCCTGGCAATTCCCGAATTCACCGAGTGCGACAAAGTAACGGGCGAGGACTGCTTCATCGCTCGCCTGCATGTGCGCTCGATGGAACAGCTCGACACCCTGCTCGACCGCCTCAATACCCTTGCGGAAACCAATACTGCGATCGTCAAGAAGACGCCGGTCAAGCGCCGTTTGCCACCGATGGCCTAA
- a CDS encoding YceK/YidQ family lipoprotein gives MKVQAMMLSALVLSGCGTVQTVMRDDQVAVDDLRSNKSYCGAVPRIYSGVMYDFCSLHAPIDEGNKYNAALPGWAIDAVASGVLDTLLLPYTIYKQQTDGSILIN, from the coding sequence ATGAAAGTTCAGGCAATGATGCTGAGCGCATTAGTGTTGAGTGGTTGCGGGACAGTGCAAACGGTCATGCGCGACGACCAGGTCGCCGTGGACGATTTGAGATCGAACAAATCCTATTGCGGGGCGGTGCCGAGGATCTACAGCGGCGTGATGTATGACTTCTGCAGTCTGCATGCGCCGATAGACGAAGGTAACAAGTACAACGCCGCCCTGCCCGGCTGGGCGATTGATGCTGTGGCGTCCGGGGTGCTCGACACGTTGTTGTTGCCTTACACCATTTACAAACAGCAGACTGATGGCAGCATCCTGATCAACTGA
- a CDS encoding Bax inhibitor-1/YccA family protein: protein MREQDYAVNNSVQAEQLEVSRVLRNTYGLLALTLAFSGVMAFVAQQMRVGYPNIFVVLIGFYGLFFLTNKLRDSAWGLVSAFALTGFMGFLLGPILNRYLGMQGGAEVVSSAFAMTALVFGGLSAYVLITRKDMSFLGGFITAGFFVLLGATLASFFFQISGLQLAISAGFVLFSSVCILFQTSAIIHGGERNYIMATISLYVSIYNLFISLLQIFGIMSRDD from the coding sequence ATGCGCGAACAGGATTACGCAGTTAATAACAGCGTGCAGGCTGAGCAGCTAGAGGTTAGCCGCGTCCTGCGCAACACTTACGGCCTACTGGCTCTGACCCTCGCATTCAGCGGCGTCATGGCTTTCGTCGCACAGCAGATGCGTGTTGGCTACCCGAACATTTTCGTGGTGCTGATCGGCTTCTACGGGCTGTTTTTCCTCACCAACAAACTCCGTGATTCCGCGTGGGGCCTGGTGTCCGCTTTTGCGCTGACCGGTTTCATGGGTTTCCTGCTCGGCCCGATCCTCAACCGTTACCTGGGTATGCAGGGCGGCGCTGAAGTGGTCAGCTCGGCGTTCGCGATGACCGCGCTGGTGTTCGGTGGTCTGTCGGCCTACGTGCTGATCACCCGCAAGGACATGAGCTTCCTCGGTGGTTTCATCACCGCTGGTTTCTTCGTGTTGTTGGGTGCAACACTGGCGAGCTTCTTCTTCCAGATCAGCGGCCTGCAACTGGCGATCAGCGCAGGTTTCGTGCTGTTCTCTTCGGTGTGCATCCTGTTCCAGACCAGCGCCATCATCCACGGCGGTGAGCGCAACTACATCATGGCGACCATCAGCCTGTATGTATCGATCTACAACCTGTTCATCAGCTTGTTGCAGATCTTCGGCATCATGAGCCGCGACGACTGA
- a CDS encoding STAS-like domain-containing protein, whose translation MSKITISVVKDFSKRPYGRYPDDGEGCGQYFRERILAPKLREYDEVHVELDGYNRYGRSFLDEAFGGLIREEGFTWDELQRKLTYSHSLVKSIETLIKDRIDAAGGKDK comes from the coding sequence ATGAGTAAAATTACAATTAGTGTCGTCAAGGATTTTAGTAAGCGTCCATATGGCAGATATCCTGACGACGGGGAAGGTTGCGGCCAGTACTTTCGAGAAAGAATTCTCGCTCCTAAGTTGCGAGAGTACGACGAGGTTCACGTGGAACTCGATGGTTATAATCGTTATGGTCGATCTTTCTTGGATGAGGCGTTTGGTGGACTAATCCGCGAAGAAGGATTTACTTGGGATGAGTTGCAAAGAAAATTAACTTATTCACATTCTCTTGTTAAAAGCATTGAAACGCTAATCAAGGATCGAATTGACGCTGCAGGTGGTAAGGATAAATGA
- a CDS encoding lysis system i-spanin subunit Rz, producing MVVPWKAVGALALVLAGFGSAWQFQDWRYGQQLAEQARLSAETLNQLTIAAATAQQVEQDKRLALEQKLSASEKTHFEKMTDAQRDQDRLRDRLATSDLRLSVLLDATDVAKGCDMPATAGARGVDHATVRARLDPAHAQRIIDITNTSDRGLIALQACQSYVRKIFESD from the coding sequence ATGGTCGTACCTTGGAAAGCGGTGGGCGCGCTTGCGCTGGTGCTCGCCGGCTTCGGCAGCGCCTGGCAGTTTCAGGACTGGCGTTATGGGCAACAGTTGGCGGAGCAGGCGAGGCTGAGCGCGGAAACCCTCAATCAATTGACCATCGCTGCAGCTACCGCCCAACAGGTCGAGCAGGACAAGCGCCTGGCGCTCGAGCAGAAGCTTTCGGCCAGCGAGAAAACCCACTTCGAGAAAATGACCGATGCCCAACGTGACCAAGATCGCCTGCGTGATCGCCTTGCCACTTCTGATCTGCGGCTGTCAGTCCTCCTCGACGCAACCGACGTTGCCAAAGGCTGCGACATGCCTGCCACCGCCGGCGCCCGCGGCGTGGATCATGCAACCGTACGCGCCCGACTTGACCCGGCGCATGCTCAACGAATTATCGACATTACCAACACCAGCGACCGGGGGTTGATCGCGCTGCAGGCGTGTCAATCGTATGTTAGAAAAATTTTTGAATCTGATTGA
- a CDS encoding cell wall hydrolase, translating into MTATEKDRDILARTLWGEARGEGTAGQIAVAWTIRNRVFDGRESSWWGEGYAGVCQAKYQFSCWNKTDPNYQFLIGVKQIPFRELAQCRIAADQVIDGKVLDPTGGATHYYATSIKAPAWAAKAKQTLKLGGHVFFRDVP; encoded by the coding sequence ATGACTGCAACCGAAAAAGATCGAGACATCCTCGCGCGCACGCTGTGGGGAGAGGCCCGCGGCGAAGGAACTGCCGGCCAGATCGCCGTGGCCTGGACGATTCGCAACCGCGTGTTTGATGGGAGGGAAAGTTCGTGGTGGGGTGAGGGCTACGCTGGCGTTTGCCAGGCAAAGTACCAGTTCAGCTGCTGGAACAAGACAGACCCGAACTATCAGTTCCTGATTGGCGTGAAGCAGATTCCGTTCCGCGAGCTGGCGCAGTGCCGGATCGCGGCTGACCAAGTGATCGACGGGAAAGTGCTGGATCCTACCGGCGGTGCCACGCACTACTACGCCACCAGCATCAAGGCCCCGGCCTGGGCGGCGAAGGCAAAGCAGACGCTCAAGTTGGGTGGTCACGTGTTCTTCAGGGATGTGCCGTGA
- a CDS encoding phage tail protein: MNADFAANAKIGDAFVGPDGLNYEVGNVASATVISIIPAYKGATESGATYAIMPVQGYPKALADAFNNINLQWGGKLAALGTTGNYEILPLTKGGVGVATNNNSELLAAIGAMPVVGGAYTPIFNSLRVVTGAVPSGGGGFLGWNETGNGSGMSGAVSFTCNQGGGSGGFSWRTVNQANTAGGPFMTYSYAGVLNVPVGLQLAGRNVVESGSNVNGTWVRFADGTQFCTCTTGATTATTAQGNGWMSPGTVWTFPAAFVAGSEPVFLGMPNTGNGVMTQNAPPTPTSVNWSRMAFYNDSTGRASRLFATGRWF; encoded by the coding sequence GTGAATGCAGACTTTGCCGCAAACGCAAAGATAGGTGACGCCTTCGTTGGGCCGGATGGTTTGAATTACGAAGTAGGAAATGTTGCTAGCGCGACAGTTATTTCAATTATACCGGCTTACAAAGGCGCAACTGAGAGCGGGGCAACATACGCAATTATGCCGGTTCAGGGTTATCCGAAAGCGTTGGCCGATGCGTTTAATAACATCAACCTGCAGTGGGGAGGGAAACTCGCGGCCCTCGGCACCACGGGTAACTACGAAATCCTGCCATTGACCAAGGGCGGTGTCGGGGTCGCGACGAACAACAACTCTGAATTGCTTGCTGCTATTGGTGCTATGCCTGTGGTGGGTGGCGCCTATACGCCCATTTTCAATTCGCTTCGTGTGGTGACCGGGGCAGTACCCTCGGGCGGTGGTGGTTTCCTAGGCTGGAACGAAACCGGTAATGGCAGCGGTATGTCTGGCGCAGTGTCTTTCACCTGCAACCAAGGTGGCGGCAGCGGCGGTTTCAGTTGGCGAACCGTCAACCAGGCCAATACCGCCGGCGGCCCTTTCATGACCTACTCGTATGCAGGCGTGCTGAACGTACCAGTGGGTCTTCAGCTTGCTGGGCGCAATGTCGTGGAGAGTGGGTCGAATGTCAACGGGACCTGGGTTCGTTTTGCTGACGGGACGCAGTTCTGCACGTGCACGACCGGTGCGACTACGGCGACTACAGCACAAGGGAATGGCTGGATGAGCCCCGGTACCGTCTGGACGTTTCCTGCCGCGTTCGTGGCTGGGTCAGAACCGGTATTCCTCGGGATGCCCAACACGGGTAACGGCGTCATGACCCAAAATGCACCGCCGACACCAACCAGCGTGAACTGGTCGCGCATGGCTTTCTACAACGATTCCACCGGTCGCGCTTCGCGTCTGTTCGCAACCGGCCGCTGGTTCTAA